The following coding sequences are from one Streptomyces venezuelae window:
- a CDS encoding DUF3027 domain-containing protein produces the protein MSAATTRSRTPRTPRTPDRLCAEAVGLARAAAEEAAAPGVVGEHVEVVVEGDRVVTHLFECKEFGYRGWRWAVTVARASRAKVVTLDETVLLPGPDALLAPEWVPWSERLRPGDMGPGDLLPTDAEDLRLEPGYSGEEEPPPNSVVSQEMAELVEAEDAEVTAVPPAELPVPPARGSIAAVAEELGMRRARVLSRYGLHVAADRWDEAYGAKTPMAQAAPAACVSCGFLVRIGGSLGQAFGICGNEFGPADGHVVSLSYGCGGHSEAAVMPKPPRPAPPVLDETRVDMLPLRPDADSGSVIAEGPGEDLGHS, from the coding sequence GTGAGCGCAGCGACAACGCGAAGCCGTACCCCGCGCACCCCGCGTACCCCCGACCGCCTCTGCGCCGAGGCGGTGGGCCTGGCACGTGCCGCGGCCGAGGAGGCCGCCGCGCCCGGTGTGGTCGGTGAGCATGTCGAGGTCGTCGTCGAGGGCGACCGCGTCGTCACGCACTTGTTCGAGTGCAAGGAGTTCGGCTACCGGGGCTGGCGCTGGGCCGTGACCGTGGCCCGTGCCTCGCGGGCGAAGGTCGTCACTCTCGACGAGACCGTGCTGCTGCCGGGTCCCGACGCGCTCCTCGCCCCCGAGTGGGTGCCGTGGAGCGAGCGGCTCCGGCCCGGCGACATGGGCCCCGGTGACCTGCTGCCGACCGATGCCGAGGATCTGCGGCTCGAGCCCGGGTACTCCGGCGAGGAGGAGCCGCCGCCGAACTCCGTCGTGTCGCAGGAGATGGCCGAGCTCGTCGAGGCGGAGGACGCGGAGGTGACGGCGGTCCCGCCCGCCGAGCTGCCCGTCCCGCCCGCCCGCGGCTCCATCGCGGCGGTCGCCGAGGAGCTCGGCATGCGCCGGGCGAGGGTCCTCTCGCGGTACGGGCTGCATGTCGCGGCGGACCGCTGGGACGAGGCGTACGGCGCGAAGACCCCGATGGCGCAGGCGGCTCCCGCGGCGTGCGTCAGCTGTGGGTTCCTCGTGCGGATCGGCGGCTCGCTCGGGCAGGCGTTCGGTATCTGCGGCAATGAGTTCGGGCCCGCGGACGGTCACGTCGTGTCGCTGTCGTACGGGTGCGGGGGGCACTCGGAGGCCGCGGTCATGCCGAAGCCGCCGCGTCCCGCGCCGCCCGTCCTCGACGAGACCCGCGTGGACATGCTGCCGCTGCGCCCCGATGCCGACTCGGGCTCCGTCATCGCGGAGGGCCCCGGCGAGGACCTCGGCCACTCCTGA
- a CDS encoding sacsin N-terminal ATP-binding-like domain-containing protein, translating into MSKTVRPAAEGTDPFGTARLRRGVLDAWAAAPARFREDANAEEDLALGGYRDRLVVELAQNASDAAARAGVPGRLALTLRGGVLAAANSGAPLDATGVESLSTLRASAKRAPEEAGTATGSVGRFGVGFAAVLAVSDEPAVVGRTGGVRWSLSEARELAAETARFSPGLGDEVRRRDGHVPLLRLPFAAEGSAPDGYDTVVILPLRDAAAQDLVTRLLDGVDDALLLALPGLAEVTIETSDGTTRTLRRRTEAPYTVIEDSRDGTTRWRTVSRQGPIEADLLKDRPVEERLRPHWSVTWAVPTDADGAPERPVTSPVLHAPTPSDEPLGVPALLIASFPLDTARRHAAPGPLTDFLVERAVDAYVELLADWRPVTEGIISLVPGPLGKSELDGALRQGILDRLPRTAFLPPALPRAEGDEDELPEALRPRDAEVVEGAGAETVRVLAEVLPCLLPAGLERRAELRTLGVARIALTEAVDRLAGLEREPGWWRRLYDTLAGVDPDRLSGLPVPLAGGPTPPRHGYEDGAESEADSRGRAARTTIGPRQVLLPAPGDAGHGGGDAADPAVLARLGLKIAHPDAAHPLLEKLGALPATPRAVLTTPQVRAAVAASLDDDTWDEEALDAEELADVVLALVRDANLAPGDEPWLAALALPDEDGELAPAGELVLPGSDFARVMRDDELALADQELADRWGEQPLAACGVLAGFALVRATDVVLDPDELEPRDGDFPEPDDAGLLDAVDVWCEDVLDRLPDTPVPPVATEIVAVRDLDLVDDDCWPQALAMLSRPPLRDALTQPLRVLLPDGTTEAVRSYTAWWLRGHPVLGGRRPAGLRAEGGDPLLVGLYDAADASGFEDEQVLRALGVRTSVSALLAEPGGAAELLDRLADPERTVSAAQLHALYGALADLDPEQVTLPDEVRAVVDGEVVVVDAADAVVADAPDLLPLAGGVPLLPVQPGRAADLAELFQVRRLSETAAVEPSGEGVEHDVPDSVRILLGDGTPETYVEYDELVAGGVELDWRRTPDGVVHAATLEGVAAGLAWAAGQWPRRFEVAALLEDPSRTEELARDRWFD; encoded by the coding sequence GTGAGCAAGACCGTGCGGCCGGCGGCCGAGGGTACGGACCCCTTCGGCACCGCCCGCCTCCGCCGCGGAGTACTCGACGCGTGGGCGGCGGCCCCGGCCCGCTTCCGTGAGGACGCCAACGCCGAGGAGGACCTCGCCCTCGGCGGCTACCGCGACCGCCTCGTCGTCGAGCTCGCGCAGAACGCGTCGGACGCCGCCGCCCGCGCGGGTGTCCCGGGCAGGCTCGCGTTGACGCTGCGCGGCGGGGTCCTCGCCGCCGCCAACAGCGGCGCGCCCCTCGACGCCACCGGGGTCGAGTCCCTCTCCACCCTCCGCGCCTCCGCGAAGCGGGCGCCCGAGGAGGCGGGCACCGCCACCGGCTCCGTCGGCCGCTTCGGCGTCGGCTTCGCCGCCGTGCTCGCCGTCTCCGACGAGCCCGCCGTCGTCGGCCGCACCGGCGGCGTCCGCTGGTCGCTGTCCGAGGCGCGGGAACTGGCCGCCGAGACCGCCCGGTTCAGCCCGGGGCTCGGGGACGAGGTGCGGCGCCGCGACGGCCACGTGCCGCTGCTCCGACTCCCGTTCGCCGCCGAGGGCTCGGCCCCCGACGGCTACGACACCGTCGTCATCCTGCCGCTGCGCGACGCCGCCGCGCAGGACCTCGTGACGCGGCTGCTCGACGGCGTCGACGACGCGCTGCTCCTCGCCCTGCCGGGCCTCGCGGAGGTCACCATCGAGACCTCGGACGGGACGACGCGCACGCTGCGCCGCCGTACCGAGGCCCCGTACACCGTCATCGAGGACAGCCGCGACGGCACGACCCGCTGGCGCACCGTCAGCAGGCAGGGGCCCATCGAGGCCGACCTCCTGAAGGACCGGCCCGTCGAGGAGCGGCTGCGTCCGCACTGGTCGGTCACGTGGGCGGTGCCCACGGACGCCGACGGCGCCCCGGAACGGCCGGTCACCAGCCCCGTCCTGCACGCGCCGACGCCGAGCGACGAGCCCCTGGGCGTACCGGCGCTGCTCATCGCCTCGTTCCCGCTGGACACCGCCCGGCGGCACGCCGCCCCGGGGCCGCTCACCGACTTCCTGGTGGAGCGGGCCGTGGACGCGTACGTCGAACTGCTCGCCGACTGGCGGCCGGTCACCGAGGGCATCATCTCCCTCGTGCCGGGGCCGCTCGGCAAGAGCGAACTGGACGGCGCGCTGCGCCAGGGCATCCTGGACCGGCTGCCCCGCACCGCCTTCCTGCCCCCGGCCCTTCCCCGCGCGGAGGGTGACGAGGACGAGCTTCCCGAGGCGCTGCGGCCGCGTGATGCCGAGGTCGTCGAGGGTGCCGGTGCCGAGACGGTCCGTGTCCTCGCCGAGGTGCTGCCGTGCCTGCTGCCCGCGGGTCTGGAGCGCCGCGCGGAGCTGCGCACGCTGGGCGTGGCGCGGATCGCGCTGACGGAGGCGGTGGACCGGCTCGCGGGTCTGGAGCGGGAGCCGGGCTGGTGGCGGCGGCTGTACGACACGCTCGCCGGGGTCGACCCGGACCGGCTGTCGGGACTTCCGGTGCCGCTGGCGGGCGGGCCGACGCCTCCGCGGCACGGTTACGAGGACGGGGCGGAGTCCGAGGCCGATTCCCGTGGGCGTGCCGCGCGCACCACCATCGGGCCCCGGCAGGTCCTCCTCCCCGCCCCCGGGGACGCCGGGCACGGGGGCGGTGACGCCGCGGACCCCGCCGTCCTCGCCCGGCTCGGCCTGAAGATCGCCCACCCGGATGCCGCCCACCCCTTGTTGGAGAAGCTGGGCGCGCTGCCCGCCACTCCCCGCGCCGTCCTCACGACGCCGCAGGTCCGTGCGGCGGTCGCCGCGTCGCTCGACGACGACACGTGGGACGAGGAGGCGCTGGACGCGGAGGAGCTGGCGGACGTCGTGCTCGCGCTCGTACGGGACGCGAACCTCGCCCCCGGCGACGAGCCCTGGCTGGCCGCTCTCGCGCTGCCCGACGAGGACGGCGAGCTCGCGCCGGCCGGTGAACTCGTGCTGCCCGGCAGCGACTTCGCGCGGGTCATGCGGGACGACGAACTGGCCCTCGCCGACCAGGAGCTGGCCGACCGGTGGGGCGAGCAGCCGCTCGCCGCGTGCGGTGTGCTCGCCGGGTTCGCTCTCGTACGCGCGACGGACGTCGTCCTCGACCCCGATGAACTGGAGCCCCGCGACGGGGACTTCCCGGAGCCGGACGACGCGGGTCTGCTGGACGCCGTGGACGTGTGGTGCGAGGACGTCCTCGACCGGCTGCCCGACACGCCGGTGCCGCCGGTGGCGACGGAGATCGTCGCCGTGCGGGACCTCGACCTGGTCGACGACGACTGCTGGCCGCAGGCTCTCGCGATGCTGTCGCGTCCGCCGCTGCGGGACGCGCTGACGCAGCCGTTGCGGGTGCTGCTGCCGGACGGGACGACCGAGGCGGTCCGTTCGTACACGGCGTGGTGGCTGCGCGGACACCCGGTCCTCGGTGGCCGCAGGCCCGCCGGGCTGCGGGCGGAGGGCGGCGATCCGCTGCTCGTCGGGCTGTACGACGCGGCGGACGCGTCCGGGTTCGAGGACGAGCAGGTGCTGCGGGCGCTGGGCGTACGGACGTCCGTGAGCGCCCTGCTGGCCGAGCCGGGCGGCGCGGCCGAGCTGCTCGACCGGCTCGCGGACCCGGAGCGGACCGTTTCGGCGGCGCAGCTCCACGCCCTGTACGGGGCGCTGGCCGACCTCGACCCGGAGCAGGTGACGCTCCCGGACGAGGTGCGCGCGGTGGTGGACGGCGAGGTCGTGGTGGTCGACGCGGCGGACGCGGTGGTCGCCGACGCCCCCGACCTGCTGCCGCTGGCGGGCGGGGTGCCGCTGCTGCCGGTGCAGCCGGGCCGGGCGGCGGACCTCGCGGAGCTGTTCCAGGTGCGCCGGCTCAGTGAGACGGCGGCCGTGGAGCCGTCGGGGGAGGGTGTCGAACACGACGTCCCCGACTCGGTGCGGATCCTGTTGGGTGACGGGACCCCGGAGACGTACGTCGAGTACGACGAGCTGGTCGCCGGGGGCGTGGAGCTGGACTGGCGCCGCACGCCGGACGGGGTGGTGCACGCGGCGACGCTGGAGGGCGTCGCGGCGGGCCTCGCCTGGGCGGCGGGCCAGTGGCCGCGCCGCTTCGAGGTGGCGGCGCTCCTGGAGGACCCGTCCCGCACGGAGGAGCTG
- a CDS encoding 1,4-dihydroxy-6-naphthoate synthase translates to MTDSPAGAQTPAAPLRIAYSPCPNDTFVFDAWAHGRVPGAPALDVTFADIDITNGIAERAASASETSDLDVLKVSYAVLPYVLDTYALLPCGGALGRGCGPLVLTREPGVDLTGKTVAVPSEKSTAYLLFRLWAADTLSGGVGEIVVLPFDQIMPAVRDGRVDAGLVIHEARFTYRNYGLHCLADMGEHWESTTGLPIPLGAIIAKRSLGAERLRALADAARTSVRMAWDDPEASRPYVLEHAQEMDPAVADQHIGLYVNEFTADLGENGYAAVRGLLTRAAAEGLVPPLGPDALSFP, encoded by the coding sequence ATGACCGATAGCCCCGCCGGCGCCCAGACCCCCGCCGCTCCCCTGCGCATCGCGTACTCGCCCTGCCCCAACGACACGTTCGTCTTCGACGCGTGGGCGCACGGCCGGGTGCCGGGCGCGCCCGCCCTCGACGTCACGTTCGCCGACATCGACATCACGAACGGCATCGCGGAGCGCGCCGCGTCCGCTTCCGAGACGTCCGACCTGGACGTCCTGAAGGTGTCGTACGCCGTGCTGCCGTACGTCCTCGACACGTACGCGCTGCTGCCCTGCGGCGGCGCCCTCGGGCGCGGCTGCGGGCCGCTGGTGCTGACGCGTGAGCCCGGGGTGGACCTGACCGGCAAGACGGTCGCCGTGCCGAGCGAGAAGTCGACGGCGTACCTGCTCTTCCGCCTCTGGGCCGCGGACACGCTGTCCGGCGGTGTCGGCGAGATCGTGGTGCTGCCCTTCGACCAGATCATGCCCGCGGTGCGCGACGGCAGGGTCGACGCGGGCCTGGTCATCCACGAGGCGCGCTTCACGTACCGGAACTACGGCCTGCACTGCCTCGCCGACATGGGCGAGCACTGGGAGTCCACGACGGGCCTGCCGATCCCGCTGGGCGCGATCATCGCGAAGCGGTCGCTGGGCGCGGAGCGGCTGCGCGCCCTCGCCGACGCCGCCCGCACCTCGGTCCGGATGGCGTGGGACGACCCCGAGGCCTCGCGTCCGTACGTCCTGGAGCACGCCCAGGAGATGGACCCGGCCGTGGCGGACCAGCACATCGGGCTGTACGTGAACGAGTTCACGGCCGACCTCGGCGAGAACGGCTACGCGGCGGTCCGCGGGCTGCTGACCCGCGCCGCGGCCGAGGGGCTCGTACCGCCCCTCGGACCGGACGCTCTGTCGTTTCCCTAG
- a CDS encoding FecCD family ABC transporter permease codes for MSAPVRLSVPVRRVTVLAAAVVALLLAVLLSLAVGARAIAPSAVFDALLHGGHGDSAEVIREMRVPRTVTGVLVGASLAVAGTVLQGITRNPIADPGILGISQGASVAVVLAIAYAGVHTLTGYVWWAFAGAGLASVAVHAIASGGRGGATPVKLALGGAAVNALLVSVTTGVLTTKASALDEFRFWQVGSLSGRDSDIVGRIWPFLLVGLLLVLAVARGLDALALGDDVAKGIGQNVAAVRIVGGLGATVLTAAGVAAAGPIAFIGLAVPHIARALVGGDHRWVLPLAALIGPVMLLVSDTLGRIVFPPSEVPAGVMTALIGVPFLVMLVRRKTVAA; via the coding sequence ATGTCTGCGCCCGTCCGACTGTCTGTGCCCGTCCGACGCGTCACCGTCCTGGCGGCGGCCGTCGTGGCCCTGCTCCTCGCCGTCCTGCTCAGCCTCGCCGTCGGCGCCCGCGCCATCGCGCCGTCCGCCGTGTTCGACGCGCTGCTGCACGGCGGGCACGGCGACTCCGCCGAGGTGATACGCGAGATGCGGGTGCCCCGCACCGTGACCGGCGTCCTCGTCGGCGCCTCCCTCGCGGTCGCCGGCACCGTGCTCCAGGGCATCACCCGCAACCCCATCGCCGACCCCGGCATCCTCGGCATCAGCCAGGGCGCCTCCGTCGCCGTCGTCCTCGCCATCGCCTACGCCGGGGTCCACACCCTCACCGGATACGTCTGGTGGGCGTTCGCCGGGGCCGGGCTCGCCTCCGTCGCCGTCCACGCCATCGCGTCCGGCGGCCGGGGCGGTGCCACACCCGTGAAGCTCGCGCTGGGCGGCGCCGCCGTCAACGCGCTGCTCGTCTCCGTCACCACCGGCGTCCTCACCACCAAGGCGTCCGCGCTCGACGAGTTCCGGTTCTGGCAGGTCGGCTCGCTCTCCGGCCGCGACTCTGACATCGTCGGCCGGATCTGGCCCTTCCTGCTCGTGGGTCTCCTGCTCGTTCTCGCGGTCGCGCGCGGCCTGGACGCGCTCGCGCTCGGCGACGACGTCGCGAAAGGCATCGGCCAGAACGTGGCCGCGGTACGGATCGTCGGCGGGCTCGGCGCGACCGTCCTCACCGCCGCGGGCGTGGCCGCCGCGGGCCCCATCGCCTTCATCGGCCTCGCCGTCCCGCACATCGCCCGCGCGCTCGTCGGCGGCGACCATCGCTGGGTCCTGCCGCTCGCCGCCCTCATCGGACCCGTGATGCTGCTGGTCTCCGACACCCTCGGGCGGATCGTCTTCCCGCCCAGCGAGGTGCCCGCCGGGGTGATGACCGCGCTCATCGGGGTGCCGTTCCTCGTGATGCTCGTCCGCAGGAAGACGGTGGCGGCATGA
- a CDS encoding HAD family hydrolase translates to MTAHTLTVGFDLDMTLIDSRPGIKAAYQALSARTGTYVDADLAVTRLGPPLEEELRNWFPEEKIAETGDLYREIYTTHAIEPTLAMAGAREAMAAVHAHGGRAIVVTAKHEPNAKLHLSHLGIEADAVIGWLWAEAKAEALREHGATVYVGDHTGDVRGARTAGALSVAVATGPCDAAELRAAGADVVLGGLAEFPAWLDAYVTGGAVG, encoded by the coding sequence ATGACTGCACACACGCTGACCGTCGGCTTCGACCTCGACATGACCCTGATCGACTCCCGGCCCGGTATCAAGGCCGCCTATCAGGCGCTTTCCGCGAGGACGGGGACGTACGTCGACGCCGACCTGGCGGTCACGCGGCTCGGCCCGCCGCTGGAGGAGGAGCTGCGGAACTGGTTCCCGGAGGAGAAGATCGCGGAGACGGGTGACCTCTACCGCGAGATCTACACCACACACGCCATCGAGCCGACCCTCGCGATGGCGGGTGCCCGTGAGGCCATGGCGGCGGTGCACGCGCACGGCGGGCGCGCGATCGTGGTGACCGCCAAGCACGAGCCCAACGCGAAGCTGCACCTGTCGCACCTCGGCATCGAGGCGGACGCCGTCATCGGCTGGCTGTGGGCGGAGGCGAAGGCCGAGGCGCTGCGCGAGCACGGCGCGACGGTGTACGTCGGGGACCACACCGGTGATGTACGCGGCGCACGTACGGCGGGCGCGCTCTCCGTGGCGGTGGCGACCGGACCGTGCGACGCAGCGGAACTGCGCGCGGCGGGCGCCGACGTCGTCCTCGGTGGTCTGGCGGAGTTCCCGGCGTGGCTCGACGCGTACGTGACGGGAGGAGCCGTCGGCTAG
- a CDS encoding DUF2771 domain-containing protein, with product MTSLLRGGAANVNSAARRRRTAAALGAVSAGLLVLSACDKPTPLATVTVGSNSVNTEASCYNDGKELEEAQIKSCLQDKDVKSVKIDPDEKVRFGVDPEMAEKGWTLLMNGQPLTEASKKTYVVIPGSVFFNQQYGGGGKKSTVSLLEGGKGSESKATGLWSFKFEKDS from the coding sequence ATGACCTCCCTGCTCCGCGGCGGAGCCGCGAATGTGAACAGCGCGGCGCGCCGCCGCCGCACCGCGGCCGCTCTTGGCGCCGTCTCCGCCGGACTCCTCGTCCTCTCGGCCTGCGACAAGCCGACGCCGCTCGCCACCGTCACCGTCGGCAGCAACTCGGTGAACACCGAGGCCTCCTGCTACAACGACGGCAAGGAGCTGGAGGAGGCACAGATCAAGTCCTGCCTCCAGGACAAGGACGTCAAGTCCGTGAAGATCGACCCGGACGAGAAGGTCCGCTTCGGTGTCGACCCGGAGATGGCCGAGAAGGGCTGGACGCTGCTGATGAACGGTCAGCCGCTGACCGAGGCCAGCAAGAAGACGTACGTCGTCATCCCGGGCAGCGTCTTCTTCAACCAGCAGTACGGCGGTGGCGGCAAGAAGTCGACCGTCAGCCTCCTCGAGGGCGGCAAGGGCTCGGAGTCCAAGGCGACGGGCCTGTGGTCGTTCAAGTTCGAGAAGGACTCCTGA
- a CDS encoding FecCD family ABC transporter permease produces the protein MSAVTGAQGVRPAGYAVLRVRRAALLVHRRAAGVAVALALLLAASCLAYLCVGESFVHPVDALEVVFGQPSPDELVVGTLREPRMVLGLLVGAAFGVAGALIQTVARNPLASPDIIGISHGASALTVGAMTFGVTSYTVLPLLSVLGGIAAAALVYVFAWRGGLHAARFVLIGIGFAIALRSVTTLFMTKGDYLVAQQAQIWMTGSLNGRGWNEANPLALTLLVLLPFVLWAARAQRAAGLDDDTATALGTRLGRVRLGLVLLGVVLASVATGAAGPVDFVALLAPQTARRLTRTAQLPLLCSALLGALIVVLADLLARRLFSPTELPVGVLTAAVGAPYLIWLIVRSRSVRPGGTP, from the coding sequence ATGAGCGCCGTCACCGGGGCGCAGGGGGTCCGGCCCGCCGGGTACGCGGTGCTGCGGGTGCGCCGGGCCGCCCTCCTCGTGCACCGCAGGGCCGCCGGTGTCGCCGTGGCCCTCGCCCTGCTGCTCGCGGCGAGCTGTCTCGCGTACCTCTGCGTCGGTGAGTCCTTCGTCCATCCCGTCGACGCCCTCGAAGTCGTCTTCGGGCAGCCCTCCCCCGACGAGCTGGTCGTGGGCACGCTCCGCGAACCCCGCATGGTGCTCGGGCTGCTCGTCGGCGCCGCGTTCGGGGTGGCCGGAGCGCTCATCCAGACCGTCGCCCGCAACCCCCTCGCCAGCCCCGACATCATCGGCATCAGTCACGGCGCGAGCGCGCTGACCGTCGGCGCGATGACCTTCGGCGTCACCTCGTACACCGTCCTGCCCCTCCTGTCCGTCCTCGGCGGGATCGCCGCTGCCGCGCTCGTGTACGTCTTCGCGTGGCGCGGCGGACTGCACGCCGCCCGCTTCGTCCTCATCGGCATCGGCTTCGCCATCGCCCTCCGCTCGGTCACCACGCTCTTCATGACCAAGGGCGACTACCTCGTCGCCCAGCAGGCGCAGATCTGGATGACCGGCTCCCTCAACGGCCGCGGCTGGAACGAGGCGAACCCGCTCGCCCTGACCCTGCTCGTGCTGCTGCCCTTCGTCCTGTGGGCGGCCCGCGCCCAGCGCGCGGCCGGCCTGGACGACGACACGGCGACGGCCCTCGGGACGCGCCTCGGCCGCGTACGCCTCGGGCTCGTCCTCCTCGGCGTCGTCCTCGCCTCCGTGGCGACCGGCGCGGCGGGACCCGTCGACTTCGTGGCGCTCCTCGCCCCGCAGACCGCCCGCAGACTCACCCGCACCGCGCAGCTCCCGCTGCTGTGCTCCGCGCTGCTCGGCGCCCTGATCGTCGTCCTCGCCGACCTGCTCGCCCGGCGGCTCTTCTCCCCCACCGAGCTGCCCGTCGGCGTCCTCACCGCGGCCGTCGGAGCGCCCTACCTGATCTGGCTCATCGTCCGCAGCCGCTCCGTACGCCCTGGAGGCACGCCGTGA
- a CDS encoding cold-shock protein, with product MPTGKVKWFNSEKGFGFLSRDDGGDVFVHSSVLPAGVDTLKPGQRVEFGVVAGQRGDQALSVAILDPTPSVAAAQRRKPDELASIVQDLTTLLENITPMLEKGRYPDKASGAKIAGLLRAVADQLDV from the coding sequence GTGCCTACCGGCAAGGTCAAGTGGTTCAACAGCGAGAAGGGCTTCGGCTTTCTCTCCCGCGACGACGGCGGCGACGTCTTCGTGCATTCCTCAGTACTGCCCGCCGGCGTCGACACACTCAAGCCAGGCCAGCGCGTCGAATTCGGCGTGGTCGCGGGACAACGCGGTGACCAGGCCCTTTCCGTGGCGATTCTCGACCCCACGCCGTCGGTGGCGGCCGCGCAGCGGCGTAAACCCGATGAACTGGCGTCGATCGTCCAGGATTTGACGACCCTGCTCGAGAACATCACACCCATGCTGGAAAAGGGCCGCTACCCCGACAAGGCGTCCGGCGCGAAGATCGCGGGCCTGCTGCGGGCGGTCGCGGACCAGCTGGACGTGTAG
- a CDS encoding MFS transporter, protein MSAGTGTVSPGPARRTARALGRALHLPFTGTARGIRKATHAHGAGESGLGKLIELHAVNGAGDVMITVALASTVFFSVPTDEARGRVALYLAITMAPFTLLAPVIGPLLDRLPHGRRAAMAGAMLARALLALVLSGAVVSGSVELYPAALGVLVASKAYGVVRSAVVPRLLPPGFSLVKANSRVTLGGLLATAVAAPMGAGLQAVGPRWPLFGAFVIFVSGMFLSFSLPRKVDSSKGESKALLAADEEHLHLHARAEAASDTSRKRRLGLRTVGPAVTHALAANASLRCLSGFLIFFLAFLLREHPLAGQSAAVSLGIVGVSAGAGNALGTAVGAWLKSRAPELIIVTVVGVVLGVAITSAVFFGAVGVACLGACAGFAQALSKLSLDALLQRDVPEQVRTSAFARSETLLQMAWVVGGGIGIALPLIGTLGLSVAAGIVAVGWLSTVRGLLTSSRRTGPRPRVL, encoded by the coding sequence ATGTCCGCAGGAACAGGAACCGTCTCGCCGGGCCCGGCGAGACGGACCGCCCGCGCGCTCGGCCGCGCCCTCCACCTGCCCTTCACCGGCACCGCCCGCGGCATCCGCAAGGCCACCCACGCCCACGGAGCGGGCGAGTCGGGCCTCGGCAAGCTGATCGAGCTGCACGCCGTGAACGGCGCCGGTGATGTCATGATCACCGTCGCGCTCGCCTCGACCGTGTTCTTCTCGGTGCCGACGGACGAGGCCCGCGGGCGCGTCGCGCTGTACCTGGCGATCACGATGGCACCGTTCACGCTCCTCGCCCCCGTCATCGGCCCGCTCCTGGACCGCCTGCCGCACGGCCGCCGCGCCGCGATGGCGGGCGCGATGCTCGCGCGGGCGCTGCTCGCGCTCGTCCTGTCGGGCGCGGTCGTCTCGGGCAGCGTGGAGCTGTACCCGGCCGCGCTGGGCGTACTGGTCGCGTCGAAGGCGTACGGGGTGGTCAGAAGCGCGGTCGTGCCACGCCTGCTGCCACCGGGGTTCTCCCTGGTCAAGGCGAATTCGCGGGTCACGCTCGGCGGCCTGCTCGCCACGGCCGTCGCGGCGCCCATGGGTGCGGGGCTGCAGGCGGTCGGTCCGCGGTGGCCGCTCTTCGGCGCCTTCGTGATCTTCGTGTCGGGGATGTTCCTGTCGTTCTCGCTGCCGCGCAAGGTCGACTCGTCGAAGGGCGAGAGCAAGGCCCTGCTCGCCGCGGACGAGGAGCACCTGCATCTGCACGCCCGCGCCGAGGCCGCGTCCGACACGTCCCGCAAACGGCGCCTCGGGCTGCGTACGGTCGGCCCCGCCGTCACCCACGCCCTCGCCGCGAACGCGTCACTGCGCTGCCTGTCCGGCTTCCTCATCTTCTTCCTCGCCTTCCTGCTGCGGGAGCATCCGCTCGCGGGCCAGAGCGCGGCCGTGTCGCTCGGCATCGTGGGCGTGTCGGCGGGTGCGGGCAACGCGCTGGGCACGGCGGTCGGTGCCTGGCTGAAGTCGCGGGCCCCGGAGCTGATCATCGTGACGGTGGTCGGGGTGGTGCTCGGCGTGGCGATCACGTCCGCGGTGTTCTTCGGAGCGGTGGGCGTCGCCTGTCTCGGCGCGTGCGCGGGCTTCGCGCAGGCGCTCTCCAAGCTGTCCCTCGACGCGCTGCTGCAGCGGGACGTCCCGGAGCAGGTCCGCACGTCGGCGTTCGCCCGTTCCGAGACGCTGCTCCAGATGGCCTGGGTGGTCGGCGGCGGCATCGGCATCGCGCTGCCCCTGATCGGGACGCTGGGGCTCTCGGTGGCCGCGGGAATCGTCGCGGTGGGCTGGCTGTCGACCGTACGGGGCCTGCTCACATCGTCCCGCCGGACGGGTCCCCGCCCCCGGGTCCTCTGA
- a CDS encoding futalosine hydrolase: protein MAGALTGAATGPSVDVLAVGVGPAAAAAGTATALARGAAEGRPYTLVVSAGIGGGFQPDAPVGSLVVADEITVADLGAETPEGFTPVTGLGFGAVTHRPPPSLVRELADACGAATGAVLTVSTVTGSAGRAAALRLRHPRALAEAMEGFGVAEAAVLHGLPVLEVRAVSNPVGPRDRAAWRIGDALSALSDAFGKFTPVLRSCTTHDR from the coding sequence GTGGCCGGAGCGCTGACAGGGGCGGCGACCGGGCCGTCGGTCGACGTCCTCGCCGTCGGCGTCGGCCCCGCCGCCGCAGCGGCGGGCACGGCGACCGCCCTCGCCCGTGGCGCCGCCGAAGGGCGGCCCTACACCCTCGTCGTCTCGGCCGGGATCGGCGGCGGCTTCCAGCCCGACGCCCCCGTCGGGTCCCTCGTCGTCGCCGACGAGATCACCGTCGCCGACCTGGGCGCAGAGACCCCCGAAGGGTTCACACCCGTCACCGGCCTGGGCTTCGGCGCCGTCACCCACCGTCCGCCGCCCTCCCTCGTACGGGAGCTGGCCGACGCCTGCGGTGCCGCGACCGGCGCCGTCCTCACCGTCTCCACCGTGACCGGCTCCGCCGGGCGCGCCGCCGCCCTGCGGCTGCGGCACCCCCGCGCCCTCGCCGAGGCGATGGAGGGTTTCGGCGTCGCCGAGGCCGCCGTCCTGCACGGTCTGCCCGTCCTGGAGGTCCGCGCCGTCTCCAATCCCGTCGGTCCACGCGACCGTGCGGCCTGGCGGATCGGCGACGCGCTGTCCGCGCTGAGCGACGCGTTCGGGAAGTTCACGCCGGTACTGAGGAGTTGCACCACACATGACCGATAG